One genomic segment of Pedobacter endophyticus includes these proteins:
- a CDS encoding SusD/RagB family nutrient-binding outer membrane lipoprotein: MKSINKITKYILFGAVTTLVFSCKKDFNEVNTDPIGKASVTANQLLAPALVDVLYANMVRNRNFNNELMQVTVDISDAEGKVFRYDVRRTWADYTWNAWYPDLTNLRDIYNIASKPESENSSYKGISLITQAWVFQLLTDVYGDVPYSEANQGKEGNYEPVFDKQKDIYLDLFKKLEEANTLLAQGTAIIPTGDPVYQGDVSKWRRLGNSLYLRLLLRISGKSEVSADVIAKIKEIADSNKGNYPIMENNTHTAKILWNGTNSTTSVYSSPFMISVRAVDFRTPAITQFFLENLTSWNDPRVRADYGVNGYNRFGIAAGPAGLVGVPSGYDMGTSIIKQSYFYSDATNASVTLQTDRYTGIIMNCAEVDFILAEAAAKGWISGTGEAYYNKGVADAINYWLPTRFTSAADPAVADYITKADIEWNDALPLENKTAGTVSKMQLIHLQKYYAMFLVDFQQWIEYRRTGHPFLPKGTGLANGGKMPARLNYPIVSQSANPTSYANAVAAQGADDINTLVWWQKP; this comes from the coding sequence ATGAAATCGATAAATAAAATAACAAAATATATATTATTTGGAGCGGTAACTACTTTGGTTTTCTCTTGTAAAAAAGATTTTAACGAAGTAAATACCGATCCGATAGGAAAAGCGTCGGTAACCGCTAACCAACTATTGGCGCCAGCCCTGGTTGATGTGTTGTATGCCAACATGGTGCGTAACCGTAACTTCAACAACGAGTTGATGCAGGTAACAGTTGATATTAGCGATGCCGAAGGAAAAGTATTTAGGTATGATGTAAGGCGCACGTGGGCCGATTACACATGGAATGCATGGTACCCGGATTTAACCAACCTGCGTGATATTTATAATATTGCAAGCAAACCAGAATCTGAAAATTCATCGTACAAGGGAATTTCGTTGATTACTCAGGCTTGGGTGTTTCAATTGTTGACGGATGTTTATGGCGATGTGCCTTACAGCGAGGCCAATCAGGGCAAGGAAGGTAACTACGAACCTGTTTTCGATAAACAAAAAGACATTTACCTCGATTTGTTCAAAAAGCTTGAAGAAGCCAATACCTTGCTTGCACAGGGAACTGCAATTATTCCAACCGGCGATCCCGTTTACCAGGGCGATGTAAGCAAATGGCGCAGGTTGGGTAACTCCTTATATTTAAGGTTGTTGCTTCGTATTTCGGGTAAATCCGAAGTAAGCGCAGACGTAATTGCCAAAATCAAAGAAATTGCCGATTCCAACAAAGGCAATTATCCTATAATGGAAAACAATACCCATACCGCAAAAATATTGTGGAACGGAACAAACAGTACAACATCCGTTTATTCGTCACCCTTTATGATCAGTGTTAGAGCGGTTGATTTTAGAACTCCGGCCATTACGCAGTTCTTTCTTGAAAATTTAACCAGCTGGAATGATCCACGCGTGAGGGCCGATTATGGTGTAAACGGTTATAACCGGTTTGGCATTGCTGCAGGGCCGGCCGGATTAGTTGGCGTGCCAAGCGGCTACGATATGGGCACATCTATTATCAAACAATCGTACTTCTACTCTGATGCAACCAACGCAAGCGTAACACTACAAACCGATCGCTACACCGGTATCATTATGAACTGTGCCGAAGTAGATTTTATTCTCGCAGAGGCCGCCGCAAAAGGATGGATTTCGGGCACCGGTGAAGCTTATTACAACAAAGGCGTTGCCGATGCCATTAATTACTGGTTGCCAACACGTTTCACATCCGCTGCAGATCCTGCCGTAGCCGATTACATTACCAAAGCTGATATTGAATGGAACGATGCCTTACCTTTAGAAAATAAAACTGCCGGTACAGTAAGCAAAATGCAATTGATCCACCTTCAAAAATACTATGCCATGTTCCTTGTCGATTTCCAGCAATGGATCGAATATCGCAGAACGGGACATCCGTTTTTACCGAAAGGCACAGGCTTGGCCAACGGTGGTAAAATGCCCGCCCGATTAAATTATCCAATAGTTTCTCAATCAGCCAATCCAACAAGTTACGCAAATGCCGTTGCAGCGCAAGGTGCAGATGATATCAATACACTTGTTTGGTGGCAAAAACCTTAA
- a CDS encoding DUF5689 domain-containing protein, producing MKKTIFLISALVVIGSTWIGCKRDTDYIGITVSPYISNFDLRKLYKNADVALTSENLGGADYVKGIVISDQSNGNIPAGLMFLQNSRIAGNGVDSLRGIAINIGTEAAKYVPGDSVHVKITGSTMKRVNGILQLDGVAPTNVDKKASGRSIILRAVNTGALTSRPMFYESTLITISKGKITPEPVNGDTYAGNKTISDGFGTAVVHTETAAKFATDEPVPFADFTGIVITTATGVELRPRSADDIFALPEIKPSALIITGYMTNPNGSDVNYEYIQFKATRDIDFAVTPYSVVTCNNAGILAPPNTGWAFGDIRTYKFNIKSGTVKKGQFCYVGANKRIWGSASTDISNAVWIVSKQYSTVNGDDFGTATGNLLANSGNVAGVAVFEGLTVTGTSTPLDVIMYGGNGAVYAAGPPEVGYRITNTDKYSTIQNRKVVAFYGGGTNKSKFSLPTPDGTFTLLGGVYDATTGIWSTGRNAKFIALSNSSPLSAIEQAEGFTTIEN from the coding sequence ATGAAAAAGACAATATTTTTAATCAGTGCGCTTGTAGTAATTGGTAGCACTTGGATAGGATGTAAGCGTGATACCGACTATATTGGAATAACCGTAAGTCCGTACATTTCAAATTTCGATTTACGTAAGCTTTATAAAAATGCCGACGTTGCGCTTACCAGCGAAAATTTAGGTGGCGCCGATTATGTGAAGGGCATTGTAATTTCCGATCAGTCGAATGGCAATATTCCGGCCGGCTTAATGTTTTTACAAAACAGCCGAATTGCAGGTAACGGTGTCGATTCGCTAAGGGGTATCGCCATAAACATTGGTACTGAGGCTGCAAAGTATGTTCCGGGCGATTCGGTGCATGTAAAAATTACTGGTTCGACAATGAAGCGAGTAAACGGAATTTTGCAGCTGGATGGCGTTGCGCCAACAAACGTTGACAAAAAGGCATCTGGCCGATCAATCATTTTAAGAGCCGTAAATACCGGCGCTTTAACCAGCAGGCCAATGTTTTACGAAAGCACATTAATTACCATTAGCAAAGGCAAGATAACGCCCGAACCGGTAAACGGCGACACTTACGCAGGCAACAAAACCATTAGCGATGGATTTGGAACCGCTGTTGTGCATACGGAAACCGCTGCAAAATTTGCTACCGACGAGCCGGTACCATTTGCCGATTTTACAGGGATTGTGATTACCACGGCTACAGGCGTTGAGTTAAGACCGCGATCGGCTGATGATATTTTTGCCTTACCGGAGATTAAACCTTCAGCGTTGATTATTACAGGTTATATGACCAATCCGAACGGAAGTGATGTGAACTACGAATATATTCAGTTTAAGGCCACCCGCGATATTGATTTTGCAGTAACTCCTTATTCTGTGGTTACTTGTAACAACGCAGGTATTTTAGCCCCACCAAACACGGGCTGGGCGTTTGGCGATATCAGAACCTACAAGTTTAATATCAAGAGCGGAACAGTTAAAAAAGGTCAATTTTGTTATGTGGGCGCCAATAAACGCATTTGGGGCAGCGCTTCTACCGATATTAGCAATGCCGTTTGGATTGTTAGCAAGCAATATTCAACCGTAAACGGCGACGATTTTGGAACAGCAACCGGAAACCTCCTCGCCAACAGCGGAAACGTGGCAGGTGTTGCGGTGTTCGAAGGACTTACTGTAACCGGAACTTCAACGCCTTTAGATGTAATTATGTATGGCGGAAACGGCGCAGTATATGCAGCTGGCCCACCAGAAGTAGGTTACAGAATAACCAATACCGATAAGTACAGCACAATTCAAAATAGAAAAGTTGTTGCTTTTTATGGTGGAGGTACAAATAAAAGCAAGTTTAGCTTACCAACTCCCGATGGTACTTTCACCTTATTGGGAGGTGTTTACGATGCCACGACAGGTATATGGAGCACCGGCAGAAATGCGAAGTTTATTGCTTTAAGCAACTCGTCGCCATTATCAGCTATTGAACAAGCAGAGGGATTTACAACAATTGAAAATTAA
- a CDS encoding calcineurin-like phosphoesterase C-terminal domain-containing protein, which yields MNRRSFIQKSSLLTTTLFVSLKAFPSSLFTVDGVVSGTVTSKSKAVAGVVISDGYSVVQTDKSGNYEIKLHELARFVWISTPAGYEFKTESSIARHYYKPDAAGKLNFDLKPLKQNDNKHNFIIWADPQVKNKKDVAQMMATSVPDTHAVVKSMGKTPVHGIGVGDLVWDNFDLFPDYDEAIAKIGIPFFQALGNHDQDYRQGGDDTSDRTFQAHYGPTYYSFNRGKAHYVVLDDVRYLGVERTYDGYITPTQLDWLAKDLQFVPKDALLIIALHIPVHNSVKNRDDFYAVLKDFKNVHIMSGHTHFNKNVIKNGIFEHNHGTVCGGWWTGPICEDGTPRGYGVYEVDGTELKWYYKSTGRDRKEQLDIYVDTLTNQKRLIANVWNYDPEWKVEYFLDGKPMGALAQQDGYDPLAVKLYKGDKLPNPRPFVEPRSTDHLFMAHFAPSVKTVKVVATDRFGEKFEAEIKG from the coding sequence ATGAACAGAAGATCCTTCATTCAAAAATCAAGTTTATTAACCACAACATTATTTGTTAGCTTAAAAGCATTTCCATCATCGTTATTTACGGTCGATGGCGTAGTAAGCGGAACGGTGACCAGCAAAAGCAAGGCCGTTGCAGGTGTTGTTATTTCTGATGGGTACAGCGTGGTGCAAACCGATAAGTCGGGCAACTACGAAATCAAGCTTCATGAGCTTGCCCGTTTCGTGTGGATCAGTACACCGGCTGGCTACGAATTCAAAACCGAAAGCAGCATTGCACGCCATTACTATAAGCCAGATGCGGCCGGTAAGCTGAACTTCGACTTAAAACCACTTAAACAAAACGATAACAAACACAATTTCATTATTTGGGCCGATCCGCAGGTAAAAAATAAGAAAGATGTAGCACAGATGATGGCTACTTCAGTTCCCGATACGCATGCCGTAGTCAAAAGTATGGGCAAAACTCCGGTACATGGCATTGGCGTGGGCGATTTGGTTTGGGACAATTTCGACCTTTTTCCAGATTACGATGAAGCCATTGCGAAGATCGGCATTCCGTTTTTCCAGGCACTGGGCAACCACGATCAGGATTACCGGCAAGGCGGCGATGATACATCAGACCGAACTTTCCAGGCGCATTATGGGCCAACGTATTACTCGTTTAACCGCGGAAAAGCACATTACGTTGTTTTAGATGACGTACGTTATTTGGGTGTAGAAAGAACTTACGACGGCTACATTACGCCAACGCAATTGGACTGGTTGGCCAAAGACCTGCAGTTCGTGCCTAAAGATGCGCTGCTGATTATCGCCCTGCATATTCCTGTTCATAATTCCGTTAAAAACAGAGACGATTTTTATGCGGTTTTAAAAGACTTCAAGAATGTGCACATCATGTCGGGTCATACCCATTTCAATAAAAATGTAATCAAAAATGGCATCTTTGAGCACAATCATGGTACGGTTTGCGGTGGCTGGTGGACAGGCCCGATTTGCGAAGACGGTACGCCACGCGGTTACGGAGTTTATGAAGTAGACGGCACCGAGCTGAAATGGTACTATAAATCGACCGGAAGAGACCGCAAGGAGCAGCTTGATATTTATGTAGATACTTTAACTAACCAGAAACGATTGATTGCCAACGTGTGGAATTACGATCCGGAGTGGAAAGTAGAATATTTTTTAGATGGGAAACCGATGGGAGCGTTGGCGCAACAAGATGGCTACGATCCTTTGGCGGTTAAATTGTACAAAGGCGATAAACTTCCCAATCCACGTCCGTTTGTTGAGCCGCGATCAACCGATCACCTGTTTATGGCACATTTTGCGCCATCGGTAAAAACAGTTAAGGTGGTGGCAACAGATCGGTTCGGAGAAAAGTTCGAGGCGGAGATTAAAGGTTAA
- a CDS encoding glycerophosphodiester phosphodiesterase family protein — protein sequence MKLISIAPLIAALPLLSMSCSAQKPAEFPKFSAEAHRGGRGLMPENTIVAMKNAMTINGITTLEMDTHITKDGKVVVTHDDYLSPAFMLTPEGNEIAGTDAKKYPIYKLSYAELKKFDLGTKYYDLFPQQKKIKTHISLLSDLIDSVQTDIRVNHRKQFFYNIETKSSEKGDGVTNPEPAEFVQLLMSVLQKKKILPYVVIQSFDKRTIQLITRKYPNVRTSYLVSNKKTYAENIAELGYKPFILSPAWQMVDEDMVSRAHADGVKVIPWTPNTAEDIKKLKALNVDGIISDYPDILVKTQ from the coding sequence ATGAAACTAATATCAATTGCACCATTAATTGCCGCTTTACCTTTGCTAAGCATGAGTTGCTCGGCCCAAAAACCTGCCGAATTCCCAAAGTTCAGCGCAGAGGCACATCGGGGTGGCAGAGGGTTAATGCCCGAAAATACCATTGTGGCCATGAAAAACGCCATGACAATAAACGGCATAACCACCCTGGAAATGGATACACACATTACTAAAGACGGCAAAGTTGTAGTTACCCACGATGATTACCTGAGCCCGGCGTTTATGCTTACACCCGAAGGCAACGAAATTGCAGGTACCGACGCCAAGAAATATCCCATTTACAAATTATCGTATGCAGAATTGAAGAAGTTCGATTTAGGTACCAAATATTACGATTTATTCCCTCAGCAAAAAAAGATCAAAACGCACATTTCCCTGTTATCCGATTTAATTGATTCCGTTCAAACGGATATCAGGGTAAATCACCGCAAGCAGTTCTTTTATAATATAGAGACTAAAAGTAGCGAGAAGGGAGATGGAGTTACCAATCCCGAGCCTGCAGAATTTGTGCAACTGTTGATGTCGGTTCTTCAAAAAAAGAAGATTCTTCCCTACGTTGTAATTCAATCTTTTGATAAGAGAACCATACAACTCATTACCAGGAAATACCCGAATGTACGAACCTCTTATTTGGTTTCGAACAAAAAAACATATGCCGAAAACATAGCCGAACTGGGTTACAAACCCTTTATTTTAAGTCCGGCATGGCAAATGGTGGACGAAGATATGGTTTCGAGAGCGCATGCCGATGGCGTAAAAGTTATTCCATGGACGCCAAATACTGCCGAAGATATCAAGAAGTTAAAAGCGCTAAATGTTGATGGAATTATTTCCGATTATCCTGATATTTTAGTTAAAACCCAATAA
- the glpT gene encoding glycerol-3-phosphate transporter, with amino-acid sequence MSFNFFPAPAAHKELLPEDRVNSSYWKLRLQVFAGIFLGYTAYYFVRKNFSFAIPDLIKQGYTKGQLGVALSALSIAYGFSKFLMGNVSDRSNARIFLPVGLALSAITMVVMGVFPFATSSIAIMFVLLFINGWFQGMGWPPCGRVVVHWYSIKERGRAMSIWNLAHNVGGFMVGPLTIWAIEIFVGWESKLYFPGMVAIFFSFIAYLLIRDTPQSCGLPPIEVYNNDYSKTYDTSQEKEFTAKEIFFKYVFNNRLLWYIAIANAFVYLVRNGIVNWAPTFLGEAKGYTTTEAAWASSFYELAAIPGTLLCGWLSDYIFKGRRAPVTIIYMALTLISVLIYWKNPVGNQWLQNVSLWSIGFLIYGPVMLIGVQALDLVPKKAAGTAAGLTGLFGYFIGDLLANAAVGHLVDDFGWDACFIAIVAACALAIVFTAFTWRREKRNLIGAK; translated from the coding sequence ATGAGTTTTAATTTTTTCCCGGCGCCTGCCGCACATAAAGAACTATTGCCCGAAGATCGCGTAAATTCCAGCTATTGGAAATTGCGCTTGCAGGTTTTTGCAGGCATATTTTTGGGCTACACCGCTTATTATTTTGTAAGGAAGAATTTTTCTTTCGCCATTCCCGATCTGATTAAGCAAGGTTACACCAAAGGACAATTGGGCGTTGCACTTTCGGCACTTTCCATCGCCTACGGTTTTAGCAAATTTTTGATGGGCAATGTGTCCGACAGAAGCAACGCCCGAATATTTTTACCCGTTGGGCTGGCACTTTCGGCTATTACAATGGTAGTAATGGGTGTTTTCCCGTTCGCCACCTCATCCATTGCCATTATGTTTGTACTGCTTTTTATAAACGGCTGGTTTCAGGGAATGGGCTGGCCACCATGCGGCAGGGTAGTAGTGCACTGGTATTCTATAAAAGAGCGAGGCCGGGCAATGTCTATTTGGAACCTGGCGCATAACGTTGGTGGGTTTATGGTTGGCCCGCTAACCATTTGGGCAATAGAAATATTTGTGGGCTGGGAAAGTAAGCTGTATTTCCCCGGCATGGTAGCCATATTTTTTTCATTTATCGCTTACCTTTTAATTAGAGATACGCCACAATCCTGCGGTTTGCCACCCATCGAAGTGTATAACAACGATTACTCCAAAACCTACGATACCTCTCAGGAAAAAGAGTTTACGGCAAAGGAAATATTTTTTAAGTATGTTTTTAACAACAGGCTTTTATGGTACATCGCCATTGCCAATGCGTTTGTATATTTGGTACGAAATGGCATTGTGAACTGGGCGCCTACTTTTTTGGGCGAGGCAAAAGGATATACCACAACCGAGGCCGCCTGGGCATCGTCGTTTTACGAGCTCGCCGCAATACCCGGTACCTTGCTGTGCGGTTGGCTTAGCGATTATATTTTTAAAGGAAGACGAGCACCGGTAACCATCATCTACATGGCCTTAACATTGATTTCAGTTTTGATTTACTGGAAAAATCCTGTCGGGAACCAATGGTTGCAAAATGTATCACTTTGGTCGATAGGCTTTTTAATTTACGGCCCGGTAATGCTCATCGGTGTTCAGGCTCTGGATTTGGTGCCCAAAAAGGCCGCAGGTACAGCAGCAGGCTTAACAGGTTTATTTGGTTATTTTATTGGCGATTTACTTGCAAACGCAGCCGTGGGGCACTTGGTTGATGATTTCGGTTGGGATGCCTGTTTTATAGCGATCGTTGCCGCATGTGCGCTTGCTATTGTATTCACCGCTTTCACCTGGAGAAGAGAAAAACGAAATTTAATTGGTGCCAAATAA
- a CDS encoding GDSL-type esterase/lipase family protein, producing MRTLFKRTLIALSLLLALNSIAVNAQTVKWDSTYRPGKYAELAAKFKADPKSKKDFVFLGNSITAGTDWARLLDLPQAKNRGISGDITFGVLDRLQDVIDGKPEKIFILIGINDISRNIPDSIILRNYKTMIARIRKGSKKTQIYFNTLLPVNSSFEKFKNHYGKDEHILWLNDQIRKFTAKNVTVIDLYPVFLDQSNHLKAELTKDGLHLIPSGYQVWADFLKKSGYLK from the coding sequence ATGAGAACACTTTTTAAAAGAACCCTAATCGCCTTAAGCTTATTGTTAGCTTTAAACAGTATTGCCGTAAATGCCCAAACGGTAAAGTGGGATAGTACATACAGGCCGGGTAAATATGCAGAGCTTGCGGCTAAGTTTAAGGCCGATCCGAAGTCGAAAAAAGACTTTGTATTTTTGGGAAACAGCATCACTGCGGGTACCGATTGGGCCAGGCTGTTGGATTTGCCACAAGCAAAAAATCGGGGTATCTCTGGCGATATTACCTTTGGCGTACTCGATCGGTTGCAAGATGTAATTGATGGCAAACCGGAGAAAATTTTCATTTTGATCGGCATAAATGATATCTCGAGAAATATTCCCGACAGCATTATTTTAAGGAACTATAAAACAATGATTGCCAGAATTAGAAAGGGATCGAAAAAGACGCAAATTTATTTCAACACGCTTTTGCCCGTTAATAGCTCCTTTGAAAAATTCAAGAACCACTACGGAAAGGACGAACATATCCTCTGGTTAAACGATCAGATTAGGAAATTTACAGCGAAAAATGTAACGGTAATTGATTTATATCCCGTGTTCTTAGATCAAAGCAACCACTTAAAAGCTGAGTTAACTAAAGATGGGTTGCATTTGATTCCTTCAGGATACCAGGTGTGGGCAGATTTTTTGAAAAAGAGCGGTTATTTGAAGTAG
- the bioD gene encoding dethiobiotin synthase yields MTTYFVTGIGTGIGKTLVSAILTEKLKADYWKPIQSGDLETSDSLAVASLISNQKTVIHPEVYRLTQPLSPHLSARLDGIEIEMAKIAMPNTSNNLIIEGAGGLMVPLNEKDLIVDLIKKLAVEVILVSQNYLGSINHTLLSINLLKQYQIPIKGVIFNGDENKESERFILQYSEAKKLGSISNLKEITKETVISAGESILI; encoded by the coding sequence ATGACTACATATTTTGTTACGGGAATTGGAACGGGAATAGGAAAAACGCTGGTTAGTGCCATTTTAACAGAGAAGCTCAAGGCCGATTATTGGAAGCCCATACAATCGGGAGATCTGGAAACAAGCGATAGTTTGGCCGTTGCATCGCTGATCAGCAATCAAAAAACGGTTATTCACCCCGAAGTTTACCGACTGACACAACCGCTTTCGCCGCATTTATCGGCCCGATTGGACGGAATTGAAATAGAAATGGCGAAGATTGCAATGCCCAATACCAGTAACAATTTGATTATTGAAGGTGCAGGGGGATTAATGGTTCCGCTAAATGAGAAAGACTTGATTGTCGATTTGATCAAGAAACTCGCCGTTGAAGTGATTCTGGTCTCTCAGAATTACCTGGGCAGCATTAATCACACTTTATTATCCATCAACTTATTGAAGCAATATCAAATCCCAATTAAGGGCGTTATTTTTAATGGTGATGAAAATAAAGAAAGTGAACGATTTATTCTTCAATATAGCGAGGCGAAGAAGCTTGGAAGTATTTCAAACCTGAAAGAGATAACTAAGGAAACGGTTATTTCCGCTGGGGAAAGTATTTTGATTTGA
- a CDS encoding aminotransferase class I/II-fold pyridoxal phosphate-dependent enzyme: protein MSDIEQFLDRKLEQRRVDHSIRKLSTHFPPVDFCSNDYLGFAKSDELRLLAENKINDLGRTTNGSGGSRLLSGNTAFTEEVEAYIADFHDAEKGLIFNSGYDANVGLFSSVPQRGDTIITDELIHASIIDGCRMSHADRQRFEHNDLSSLESKLKIAKGKIFVAVESVYSMDGDCAPLTEIVSLCETYNANLIVDEAHATGIFGHHGTGLVNQLGLADRVFARVVTFGKALGSHGAIVLGSNTLRNFLINFARSFIYTTAAPLHNIALIWGAYQLLPEIDQTVIHQKIALFKKLANENNLQLMESNSTIQGVVFSSNSETKAVAGHLQKNGFDVRAILSPTVPLGKERLRICLHNYNSDEEIASLVKHLKKIK, encoded by the coding sequence ATGAGCGATATTGAGCAGTTTCTCGACCGTAAACTTGAACAGCGAAGGGTAGATCATTCGATTAGAAAGTTATCAACCCACTTCCCCCCTGTCGATTTTTGCTCAAACGATTACTTAGGCTTCGCAAAATCGGACGAACTCAGATTACTTGCAGAAAACAAAATAAACGATCTGGGAAGAACAACGAATGGCTCGGGTGGCTCACGTTTGTTAAGCGGCAACACGGCATTTACTGAAGAAGTGGAAGCCTACATTGCAGATTTTCACGACGCAGAGAAGGGGTTGATCTTCAATTCTGGTTACGACGCAAATGTGGGTTTATTTTCTTCGGTTCCGCAACGTGGCGACACAATTATCACTGATGAACTGATTCACGCAAGTATTATCGACGGATGCAGAATGAGCCACGCCGACCGCCAGCGATTTGAGCACAACGACCTGAGCAGCCTCGAAAGCAAGTTAAAAATCGCTAAGGGAAAGATCTTTGTGGCAGTAGAAAGTGTATACTCCATGGACGGCGATTGCGCTCCTTTGACAGAAATTGTATCGCTTTGCGAAACTTACAATGCAAACCTCATTGTTGATGAGGCACACGCAACAGGCATATTCGGTCATCATGGAACGGGCCTTGTAAATCAGCTCGGACTTGCAGACCGTGTTTTTGCGAGGGTTGTAACTTTCGGTAAGGCGTTGGGTTCGCACGGGGCTATTGTGCTCGGTAGCAACACCCTAAGAAATTTTCTAATCAATTTCGCCAGATCATTTATTTACACAACAGCAGCACCATTACACAACATTGCGCTAATTTGGGGAGCATATCAGTTGCTTCCGGAGATCGACCAAACAGTTATTCATCAAAAAATTGCTTTGTTTAAGAAGCTTGCAAACGAAAATAATCTGCAGTTGATGGAGAGCAACAGCACCATTCAGGGAGTAGTTTTTTCGTCGAATAGCGAAACTAAAGCAGTTGCGGGGCATTTGCAAAAAAATGGGTTCGATGTTCGTGCCATTTTGAGCCCTACGGTTCCGCTTGGCAAAGAGCGTTTGAGGATTTGCCTGCATAACTATAATTCGGACGAAGAAATCGCATCGCTAGTAAAACACCTTAAAAAGATTAAGTAA